In the Theobroma cacao cultivar B97-61/B2 chromosome 1, Criollo_cocoa_genome_V2, whole genome shotgun sequence genome, one interval contains:
- the LOC108660987 gene encoding uncharacterized protein LOC108660987, producing MVGTTFRDWCRYFQYKEGANEEDRDKNRADARNALLVVATLIATVTFQDGVNPPGGVWQDNEDNQTAVAANPPVAVWQDTKDRIPGTAIFASDSSAYYVFLTSNTLAFSAAVLVIMSLTHNFPFKFEVRVACVSMIITYGSAIFAVTRDGDKFQLALIIAAAPLILRCLIQLLVKLVNRKPEPPCLIQAFVGPRNKTAEPPKDQTQQAKP from the coding sequence ATGGTTGGGACTACTTTCAGGGACTGGTGTCGTTATTTTCAGTACAAGGAAGGTGCAAACGAGGAGGACAGGGATAAGAATAGAGCCGACGCCCGCAACGCTCTCTTGGTAGTTGCCACCCTAATAGCTACCGTGACCTTCCAAGATGGGGTTAACCCCCCTGGCGGTGTATGGCAGGACAACGAGGACAACCAAACAGCAGTCGCTGCAAACCCCCCTGTCGCTGTATGGCAGGATACCAAGGACCGTATACCAGGCACTGCTATCTTTGCATCTGACTCATCAGCCTACTACGTTTTCTTGACATCAAACACCCTAGCCTTTTCAGCAGCGGTACTTGTCATTATGTCTCTCACGCATAATTTTCCTTTCAAGTTTGAAGTAAGGGTTGCCTGCGTTTCAATGATTATAACTTATGGATCTGCAATCTTTGCTGTTACCCGGGATGGAGACAAATTTCAACTCGCCTTGATCATAGCTGCTGCGCCTTTAATTTTGCGGTGCTTGATCCAGCTGTTGGTTAAGTTGGTAAACAGGAAACCTGAGCCTCCATGCTTGATCCAGGCATTTGTCGGACCTAGGAACAAGACAGCAGAGCCCCCAAAAGACCAGACCCAGCAAGCGAAACCTTAg